From the Planktothricoides raciborskii GIHE-MW2 genome, the window CATTATTCGCCTAACTTATCCAGAAATTGACTCAAACCAACCCCTATCCTGCCAACGATTAATCCTAGAATATTTTGTCCCCGGCACTCGTTGGACTCCGACTTATATTTGTCGTTTAGATACAGTTGCCAATACCGCCACAATTGCGATGCGGGCATTAATTTGTCAGAAAACTGGGGAAGACTGGAACGGAGTTTCTCTGGAACTTTCTACAGCGCAACCAATGATGTGGTGTGACTTGCCAGAGTTGCCTTCTTTACGTCTTGGTCGGGCGCAACCAACGCCGCAAAAATCCGGTTGGCGACTTCCTCCAGTGGGGGCAGAATTGTTATTTGAAGATTACGATCGCGGCTTCTCACAACCAACATTATCCGATCAAGTTATCCCCCAAATAAAAACCATGATTCCACCCCCAAGTCCTATGGCAGTATCGCCTCTGGAAAACGGGGATTTTAGCGCCGATGAATTTGATCTAGCAGAAGAGTCAGAATTTGCAGAATTTCAACAGGAACCCTTAGAACGAAAACCTGACGATCGACCGGCAAAAATTAGCCATAAAAAAGCATCTACAAATGATAATCCTTTCGAGATGAATTTACTAGGCGATCGACCAGATTATAATCCTCCCGATGTGAATATGTGTCCCCGACCTGCGCCATCTCCTCTGTCGATGTGGAAAATGAGACGACAAGCAAAAATAGAAGATGTAGAAGCAGATGTATTAGAAGAAAGTTACATCAGTTCGCCTGCATCCCTAGTAAAAGAATCGTTGATGTTTGAAGAAAAGAAAATTAATCGGCTGATTCTCGCATACAATTTGATGGAAATGCCTGCACCCGATCGCCGGGACCAGCGCGGTAAATTATCTTTGATCCAACAACAAGAAACCTATTTAGAAATTCTGCAAACTCAAGAATTAATCGTTAACTTTGATGTAATAGATCCTGTAAAATTGGCTATTTACCAAGCCAAACAATGCCTAAATCAGCCCTTACCCTCTGGGGGGATTAATGTGCGACAAGTAGCCGGTTCTTTTGACTATGCTTATCCGGGAACTGGTCGCGTAGACGTGGCCTCTGATGGGCAATTTCATTCCGTAGCTTTGACCGGAGAAGGCACAGAAATGGAGATTTATTATGTCACAGTTCCTCGCGAAGCTGCCGATGTTTTTCGGATGGCTAAACTCCGTAACCCCCTACCATCTCCTTTATTAACGGGTCTAACTGATGTTTATCTTGATGGAGAATATCTGTTATCGACTACGATTAAAACTGTACCGCCGAAAGGGGAGATGGATTTAGGTTTAGGTGTAGAAGAATCGATTAAAGTTGCCCGTAATACTACTTATAAAGAAAACCGAGGCGGTAATCTTTTGGTAGGAGTGAATGAACTGCACCATGAGATTAAAATTGATTTGGTGAATAACTTATCTAAAGATGCGAAAATTGAGGTGCGCGATCGCGTGCCTATTCCCGCCAAAGATGCTAAAGTAGATGTGAGCATTGATGCGGTTTCTCCTCCTTGGGAAAAATATCCACAAACAGAACGAGATTTACCGATTGAAGGGGGGTATCATTGGTGGGTAAACCTCTCGCCCGGAGAAGAGAAAACTCTGGCGGTACAATATACTTTGAAAATAGCCGTGGATCGCGAATTAATCGGGGGCAACCGTCGGGAGGAATAAGCCTACAGCCATTTTCTATTGAATAAACCAGAAATATCTGTAGGGGCGAAGCATGACCGCAGATATCTTTTTGCTTAGAATATTGTACGGGCGAAGCATTCCGGCAGTGTAGGGGCGAATGGCCATTCGCCCCTACTGCTTGGAATATTAACTTGACTGCCGGAATGCTTCGCCCCTACTACGGTCATGCTTCGCCCTACCGTGGTTCAGTAATCTGAAAAACGCTGTATAATGTAGGTTGGGTTGAGGAACGAAACCCAACATTACCAAAATTTTTGTTTCACAAAATTATAAAAAACCTACAGAATATATTTTTGATCTAACCAGAGAATCAAGTATGGAAACCAGCTTAAAAGAGATTAAAAATTTAACCCTAGATGCACCAGTTGCTACGGTGACATTGTTAGAAGACCGGGCTTTAGTTCAGCGTATGGGTAAAATAAACTTAACCCCAGGTTTGTGGCGAGTTAAGGTGGAAAATGTTTCACCAATTATGGCGAATAAATCGCTACGGGCAGAATTTTCTGGAGACTATCCTAATGCCAGAATTGATGATGTGCGAGTCCGTCGGGAAATGATTGTTAAAGCAGCGGAAAAACCAGCAGAAATTCAGCGGTTAGAAGCGGAGTTGCGATCGCTTACCCAAGAGGTGACAAATATCGTCGCAGACCGGCAGCAAAATGATAAATTTGCCCAGGAAATCAACAAAGTTCTTAATCTGGGGATTTCTGAGTGGATGCAAGATGCGATTTGGGGCAATTTTGACCTGAGTAGTGGGCAGGAACAAATCAAAACTCTATTTCAGGAATTGCGCGATCGCCGCTTGGAAGGTTTCAACAGCGATCGGATTTGCAGCGAAATCCAACAGCAAATCGACGATTTAAAGCATCGCCTTGCCAGCTTATCCCGACCGGATCGGGTCTATATTACTTACCTGGAAATAGACTTAATGATTCCCACAGAGGGCGACTATGAAATTGCCATAGATTATGTAGTTCCTAATGCTTTATGGCGTCCGTGGCACCAAGCCCGGTTATTATTAGGAGAACAGCCTAAACTGATCTTTAAATGTGATGGCTGCGTCTGGCAAAGAACGGGGGAAGATTGGGAAAATGTAGATTTAATATTTTCCACCGCCCGACCCTCTCTCGGTAGCGACCCACCCCTATTAACCGATGATGAGTTAAGTCTGCAAGAAATAGAGAAGAAAATTATTGTCGAAACACGCGATCGCACCATAGAAAAACCCGGATTAGGCAGTGAACCTAGCCCCGATACTATCACCGTACCAGGGGTGGATGATGGGGGAAAAGTCCGCATATTGCGATCGGGCACTAAAGCCACCATTCCCTCTGATGGTCGTCCCTATCGTGTCCCCTTATTTACCTTTGAATCCGAAGCAAAAATCGAATATATATTAATGCCAGAAATCGTCCCGCAAGTCGTCCTCAAAAGCGAACAAATTAATCGCGCCGATTTTCCGATTTTAGCCGGCCCCGTAGACTTATTACGCACCACAGAATTAATCGGCAAAACCTCTGTGGGATTCATTGCCCCAGGGGAAAAATTTGCCCTGGGGTGGGGGCCAGATGCCGCCATGCGAGTGCAACGCACTCAAACCAAAAAATCAGAAAAAAACGCCATTACTCGTTGGAAAAGTATCACCACCACCACTCAGCTATTTTTATCCAATATTGGCGCAGAAACTAGAGCGATTAAAACCACTGAACGGGTGCCCGTCTCAGAATTAGAAAAAGTCAAGATAGAGGTAATTAAGGATAAAACCACCGAGCAAATCACCGCCGATGAAAATGGTTTTTGTCATTGGACATTGACCTTAGCCCCTTATACGCAAAAAGAGGTTATGTTGACCTATAAAATATCCTCAGCCCCCGATGTTGAGGGGATTTAATCTTCTGCTTGGTTATTAGTTATTGGTTATTGATTATTGGTGATTTGGAAAAAACACTAATAAATCATAACCAATAACCAATAAGCACTAACGATAGATTGGCAATCATATATGAAAAACTCAACCGGAGATCCGAAAATTCCATCAAGCTAATCAGCCTGTGATTTGACAATTCCTTCTAATTTTTCCAGCGGTGGAAGATATTTCAAAGCATTCTGAAAAGCTTCTGTATTTTCAAACAAATCTTGCAAAGTTAATAGATGAATCACAACCTGATGAATATCTGGATGACCATAAAGACGTTCTTTGAATGTTTCTTTATAGCCCACTCCAGATAACATAATACTTACATCTGCTTGATGATATTTGATATCTGAGTAATATTTACGAGCTTCATCTTTATCTAAAGGTTTACTGCTTAATTTAGATTGAAAATGAATGTTTTTGCCTTCAAAGTAAGTTGAACCATCAACACCGTCGTCCGGTCCTTCTGGCCCTGGTGTTAGATTAAGGCAATCTGCAAACTTTTGACCAAGCCTCTGCTTGGAATCATTTTCAGCTTGCAGAATCCCTTTGATCAGATAGTAGGTTGTTGGATCTCTGAACATTTTTCAATTTTTATCTCAATTAGAGCTTTTTTTTCTAAGATTCAAATTCTTTTCATATAAAACTTTAATACCCGCAACAGCATATTTGGCGGCCTCCTCTACTTCTTGCACCCCTGAGTCTTTAAGTTTACTTAATGTTTCCGCATTGAGCAGCAGGTCATAACCAATAGACCCTAACCGCTTGGGATAATATTGCAAATCTTTTGCCTCAACTCCTTTTTCTTTAGAGAAAAAAATGATGTATTGTATGCAAGAATTCAGCATAGTTCTCACAGAAACACCAAATACGTCACAATACTGTTCTACTTTCTGTTTTTGATCTTCAGATAGATAAACTTTTACCGATGACTCATTCAGACCGGAATCACGTTTATGTAAGCCAGAAGAAACTAAATAGTCTACGGCTCCATTTTCTCTAGCTGATTGTTCTCGATAAATTTTGGTTGTCATCATAACCTCCTATTTTACACATAAACTAACTGAGAAGCGAGCTAAAATATTCCTGCAAATTTTCCAAACCTGGATAAGTCCAAATCAGCTTTCCCTCATCCAAAGCCCTATCTACTTCTTTGTTTAAGTTTTTCATCCGATTTGCTAGATTGTAGTTACTTGGCAAGCGTGATATACTTTGCATTTTTTCATTAATCTTTTGTTTATATGATCCTAGTGGTACAATTACAACTTCAGGAGTAAAACCGGCAAATTCCTCTAATTTTGAAATTACTGGTAAAGTGTCAGATAAACCTTCAATTGCCCAAGGATGCTGGCTAACAGGGATCAACACAACGTCAGGGTAGTTATCGACTATAACTTTAACTGTGTCAGGTAAAGGTGTACTCATATCCAGAATAATGTGATCGTAAGTTTGAGTATCCGCTATGCGTCGAATTGGCTCCCGATCGGGATTCCAAATAATTGATAATTGGTTGCTATGCTCTTTCAGTTGCAAAGGTGTCTGCGCCTTGCTACGAAAATAAAAAAGCCAAGCATTTCTTTGTGTGTCGCAATCAATTAGAAGAATACGACCTAGCTGAGTTGCCAGAAAACCTGCCAAGTGAACTGCCAATGTTGTTTTTCCAGCACCTCCTTTATGTTGAGTGCAAAGAATAATACTCAATTTAGTCTCCTGATGATAAAGCTATAGGAATTTGTTCTATTTTACTTGTTCTCGTTGGCATCTGCAAACCCGCCCAATTTATTCCATGAAAATTTGACTTGACTATTAATTCGGTGTTACTTCAAAGCTTAATTAATTAATATTTTTTATCTGTTACTTGTTATCTGCTACATAGTTTTTTGCAACCAATAACGAATAACCAATAACGAATAACCAATGACAAAAAATAACCTATTTAATCCCTGAATAGCGTAAGCTATAATCACCAAAGAATTTTGCTGGTTGCCCAATGAATTTAACTAAACTAAAACTGCCCAAAATTTTAGCTCAAACGAACCGCCCTAGCCTAGATTTCCTGTTTATGTGGGTGGGGTTAATCATTACCCTATTCTTTGTAATGATTGCGTTATTTTCCCCATTATTTCAATCTTGGGGATGGTTACAAGACCCGACAGAATTTTTGAGTAATCCCATTCATCAGCCCCCATCATTTGATTATTTATTTGGCACAAATCGCCTGGGTTATGATGTGTTTTCCCGCACTTTAATGGCGAGTAGAGTGGCGTGGCAAGTGGTGATTTTAGCGACGGCTTTAAGTATGTTAATTGGGGTGCCTTTGGGGATGCTGAGTGGTTATCTTGGTGGTCGCGTCGATCGCATCTTATTGTTTATCATGGATACCATTTACACTCTGCCCGGGTTATTATTATCAATTACCCTGGCATTTGTGGTAGGCAAAGGGGTTTTTAATGCCGCGATCGCTTTAAGTATTTCCTATATTCCCCAATATTATCGGGTAGTCAGAAATCACACGGTAAGCGTAAAAACCGAACTATTTATTGAAGCGGCCCAAGCAATGGGAGCAAGTTCTTGGACAGTGCTTTCCCGTTATCTATTTCTCAACGTGATTCAAAGTGTTCCTGTATTATTTACCCTGAATGCTGCCGATGCAATTTTAGTCCTCGGTGGTTTAGGGTTTTTAGGATTAGGTGTTCCCGAAGAAGTTCCCGAATGGGGTCACGATTTGCGCCAAGCATTAGAAGCACTACCCACGGGCATTTGGTGGACTGCTTTTTTCCCCGGTTGTACTATGACTTTCATGGTGGTGGGCTTATCTTTATTTGGCGAAGGATTGAATCAATTTGTCAATCCCAAATTAAGAAACCGCAGTTAAAACTTGAGAAATTGAGCAGATTAACTAATGTCAAATAAAATCGGCATTGTGGTGGTAGGAGTGGGTCGCTGGGGCGTTCATTTGGTGCGCCAATTTTACCAAAATCCCCTAACAAAGGTAGTGGCAATAGTAGACCAAAACCCGGAAAGATTGCCAGCGGTTCAGCAGCAATTTAATTTAGATTTATCATCAGTGGTTTTGGCCAAAGATTGGGCAGAGGTGCGAGAACTGCCCGGAATTCAAGCGGTGGCGATCGCCACTCCTGCTTCTACTCACTATTGTTTAATTAAAGATGCCTTAAATCAGGGCTATCATGTATTAGCAGAAAAACCCTTAACCCTCGATCCGCAAGAATGTCTGGAACTTAGCCATTTAGCCGAACAAAAACAGCGGCAATTAATGGTCGATCATACTTATTTATTTCATCCGGCAGTTCAACGGGGCAAAGAGGCGATCGCGGCTTTGGGAAAATTGCGTTATGGGTACGCTGCCCGAACTCACTTAGGCCCAGTGCGATCGGATGTTGATGCCCTCTGGGATTTAGCTATTCACGACATCTGTATCTTCAACTTTTGGCTAGGAGAAACACCGATTCAGGTGCAAGCAACGGGCAAAATTTGGTTAGAAAGATCGGGAAATTCTGCTAACAGCAACATTTCTCAAGAAATAACCACAGAAAATAAATTATTTACCCAAGGTTTAGCGGATTTTGTCACCGTAAACCTGACCTATCCTAGTGGGTTTGAAGCCCGGATTCATCTGTGCTGGTGTAATCCTGACAAGCAAAGGCGTCTCTGTGTGGCTGGCAGTCAAGGCACTTTAATTTTTGATGAAATGTCACCGAATGCTCCCTTAATGATTCAGCATGGTTTCTTAGAACGAAATAACGAAACATGGCAACCTGTGGGGCAAAAATCTGAGGTAATTGCTGTGTCCCCTGGAGAACCTTTACGCTTAGTGTGCGATCGCTTTCTTGACCTCGTAATAAATCCCAATCAACCCAGCAAAAATCAGCCCATTTCCTCTGGCTGGTTAGGAGCAGAATTAGTGCAAATTATCACCGCTTTAAGTAAATCCTTAAATCAAGGAGGAATCCCAATTAAAATACCAAGGTGAATTATCAATAGTTACCCTGAATATTTACCCTGAATCCTGTAGCATCCTGTAGGTGGGCATTGCCCACCCTACATAATAATTATTATTATGCTTTCTCAAATAAAGGTGGTTCAGGATGATGGGTTGGTTTAACGGGAATTTCTATAATCAACTCTGTTCCTTCCCCAGGAGCAGAAATCACGTCTAATCTACCAGAGTGTTTTTCCACCACAATCTGATAGCTAACCGATAACCCTAAACCCGTGCCCTTGCCCACAGGTTTAGTGGTAAAAAACGGCTCAAAAAGACGCTTTTGCACCGTTTACTCAATCCCTCGACCATTATCAATAATGGAAATTCTGACATAGTTTTTTACCCCTTCTGAATCCTCAGTAGTTTCTAACTGGGAATTATCAACAGTAAAAGCGCGGGTTTTAATCGTAATTAATTGGGGTGGTTCTTTATTTTCTAGAGCATCTAACGCATTATTTAGTAAATTCATAAAGACCTGGTTTAGCAAACTAGGGTAACATTCCACCTTGGGCAAATTCCCATAGTCTTTATAGACTTCAATGTTGGGTTTGCCTAATTTGCCTTTGAGCCGATGTTGTAAAATCATTAATGTACTTTCCAGTCCTTCATGCAGATCGACTTCCTTAATGGCAGCCTCATCGAGGCGAGAAAAATTGCGTAAAGATTGTACAATCTGGCGGATTCGTTCTGCCCCAGCCTGCATAGAATGCAAAATTTTATGTAAATCATTCGCCAAAAAATCTAACTCAATTTCTTCGATTATTTGTTCAATTTCTTGGCTAGGATTGGGATAAGTATTTTGATAAATATTCAGTAGCTTCAGCAGATCCGTAATATAAGTGCTGGCGTGAGTGATATTGCCATAAATAAAATTAATTGGGTTATTAATTTCATGGGCGATTCCGGCCACAAGCTGACCTAACCCAGACATTTTTTCCATTTGAATTAGTTTGGCTTGAGTTTTTTGTAGTTTCTCAATAGCGATTTCTAGTTGACGTGCTTGTTCTCGCGATTGGGCTTCTGATTTTCGCAGTGCAGTTTCTACTTC encodes:
- a CDS encoding DUF4139 domain-containing protein; this encodes MQINYQQLNSKIDRVKLYAAGATVSRVAELADRNEVVEIPGLPLALDDSSVRVRVESDSGNSAFAAIATDVRIGLGVPPQTETQAFPLEAEISTARTEVQQLEELLTVIDHEIKVISRIEIPQRFSGEGEKAPPPSPTMMRMAIANYKNQQIRDRMQEQREIREKLRQAQENLNDLLEKQSRASSAKEARPHELRKIAIIRLTYPEIDSNQPLSCQRLILEYFVPGTRWTPTYICRLDTVANTATIAMRALICQKTGEDWNGVSLELSTAQPMMWCDLPELPSLRLGRAQPTPQKSGWRLPPVGAELLFEDYDRGFSQPTLSDQVIPQIKTMIPPPSPMAVSPLENGDFSADEFDLAEESEFAEFQQEPLERKPDDRPAKISHKKASTNDNPFEMNLLGDRPDYNPPDVNMCPRPAPSPLSMWKMRRQAKIEDVEADVLEESYISSPASLVKESLMFEEKKINRLILAYNLMEMPAPDRRDQRGKLSLIQQQETYLEILQTQELIVNFDVIDPVKLAIYQAKQCLNQPLPSGGINVRQVAGSFDYAYPGTGRVDVASDGQFHSVALTGEGTEMEIYYVTVPREAADVFRMAKLRNPLPSPLLTGLTDVYLDGEYLLSTTIKTVPPKGEMDLGLGVEESIKVARNTTYKENRGGNLLVGVNELHHEIKIDLVNNLSKDAKIEVRDRVPIPAKDAKVDVSIDAVSPPWEKYPQTERDLPIEGGYHWWVNLSPGEEKTLAVQYTLKIAVDRELIGGNRREE
- a CDS encoding mucoidy inhibitor MuiA family protein, giving the protein METSLKEIKNLTLDAPVATVTLLEDRALVQRMGKINLTPGLWRVKVENVSPIMANKSLRAEFSGDYPNARIDDVRVRREMIVKAAEKPAEIQRLEAELRSLTQEVTNIVADRQQNDKFAQEINKVLNLGISEWMQDAIWGNFDLSSGQEQIKTLFQELRDRRLEGFNSDRICSEIQQQIDDLKHRLASLSRPDRVYITYLEIDLMIPTEGDYEIAIDYVVPNALWRPWHQARLLLGEQPKLIFKCDGCVWQRTGEDWENVDLIFSTARPSLGSDPPLLTDDELSLQEIEKKIIVETRDRTIEKPGLGSEPSPDTITVPGVDDGGKVRILRSGTKATIPSDGRPYRVPLFTFESEAKIEYILMPEIVPQVVLKSEQINRADFPILAGPVDLLRTTELIGKTSVGFIAPGEKFALGWGPDAAMRVQRTQTKKSEKNAITRWKSITTTTQLFLSNIGAETRAIKTTERVPVSELEKVKIEVIKDKTTEQITADENGFCHWTLTLAPYTQKEVMLTYKISSAPDVEGI
- a CDS encoding restriction endonuclease, which translates into the protein MFRDPTTYYLIKGILQAENDSKQRLGQKFADCLNLTPGPEGPDDGVDGSTYFEGKNIHFQSKLSSKPLDKDEARKYYSDIKYHQADVSIMLSGVGYKETFKERLYGHPDIHQVVIHLLTLQDLFENTEAFQNALKYLPPLEKLEGIVKSQAD
- a CDS encoding ParA family protein, whose product is MSIILCTQHKGGAGKTTLAVHLAGFLATQLGRILLIDCDTQRNAWLFYFRSKAQTPLQLKEHSNQLSIIWNPDREPIRRIADTQTYDHIILDMSTPLPDTVKVIVDNYPDVVLIPVSQHPWAIEGLSDTLPVISKLEEFAGFTPEVVIVPLGSYKQKINEKMQSISRLPSNYNLANRMKNLNKEVDRALDEGKLIWTYPGLENLQEYFSSLLS
- a CDS encoding ABC transporter permease codes for the protein MNLTKLKLPKILAQTNRPSLDFLFMWVGLIITLFFVMIALFSPLFQSWGWLQDPTEFLSNPIHQPPSFDYLFGTNRLGYDVFSRTLMASRVAWQVVILATALSMLIGVPLGMLSGYLGGRVDRILLFIMDTIYTLPGLLLSITLAFVVGKGVFNAAIALSISYIPQYYRVVRNHTVSVKTELFIEAAQAMGASSWTVLSRYLFLNVIQSVPVLFTLNAADAILVLGGLGFLGLGVPEEVPEWGHDLRQALEALPTGIWWTAFFPGCTMTFMVVGLSLFGEGLNQFVNPKLRNRS
- a CDS encoding Gfo/Idh/MocA family protein; the protein is MSNKIGIVVVGVGRWGVHLVRQFYQNPLTKVVAIVDQNPERLPAVQQQFNLDLSSVVLAKDWAEVRELPGIQAVAIATPASTHYCLIKDALNQGYHVLAEKPLTLDPQECLELSHLAEQKQRQLMVDHTYLFHPAVQRGKEAIAALGKLRYGYAARTHLGPVRSDVDALWDLAIHDICIFNFWLGETPIQVQATGKIWLERSGNSANSNISQEITTENKLFTQGLADFVTVNLTYPSGFEARIHLCWCNPDKQRRLCVAGSQGTLIFDEMSPNAPLMIQHGFLERNNETWQPVGQKSEVIAVSPGEPLRLVCDRFLDLVINPNQPSKNQPISSGWLGAELVQIITALSKSLNQGGIPIKIPR
- a CDS encoding ATP-binding protein codes for the protein MQKRLFEPFFTTKPVGKGTGLGLSVSYQIVVEKHSGRLDVISAPGEGTELIIEIPVKPTHHPEPPLFEKA